The following proteins are co-located in the Bordetella bronchialis genome:
- a CDS encoding AsmA family protein gives MKTWIKRISIGVAVVLALAVAGLAVFLLTFDPNAYKDRLQAWVQERYHRTLTIDGDIEATLFPRLGLTLQGVSLSEPDSKETFAAMETARMSVAIWPLLSRNVVVDHASFSGVKARVVRDKQGRLNFQDLLGGEPASAEPSTPAEPQEPGRPASAPRIDIAGLDIKDGEIQLQDDATGRALAISQLNASTGRVRIDEPFDASVSAHIEGSTPRFNTDIAGKAVVRMNPQARRYEARKLDLKASGDLPGAHARNLTARGDLAYDGQSGAVDASALELVFQGDVDDVEGGTAAVDASLAAETLRADPRSGAIQAAKLALRAKGTLPRGPFEFAADAPALDVSANAASGEPVTARLRVAGGNAVDARLSLSGIGGNSGNLAIAQAKVAAEIKQGDRGWNVSAATPMTLDLRKPAGALSAMTGEVAISAPGLPGGILRIPYTGSLQADRSAGTAGLVLDAQLEGGKLAVTADATQLGAKPALRFAISADTLDIDKLLPPGSEPARGPAAASGGDNAAAGPAGTATGPAQAAPAGGAPAGAAASPAPSNGTAGTAGAPGAAPPAARPVQGGAGQPGDIDLSALVGPTAQGTIKAGRLVARGVTMQNLSATLKLAQGKLDIAPLAATLYNGKLAGTLSLDAAHDNAVATRFTLDGVAMGPLLADLTKRSSVTGVGSVAANLTTRGRQALALRDNLAGTVQLRVRDGAIKGFDVARALRDLKQAILGGKGGPEDVPADTARETTFTRMDADLALAAGVATIKRLDVVSPVLRVSEGSPAVIDLPKGTLDVVANVKLADPPPGDLRELRGLAVPVRVAGPYDALRYRVEWRAVAGDAVTRALERALGGNKQNDESRQERLRDLGRMLKGITGK, from the coding sequence ATGAAGACGTGGATCAAGCGCATATCGATAGGCGTGGCGGTGGTGCTCGCGCTTGCGGTCGCGGGACTTGCCGTCTTTCTGCTTACCTTCGACCCCAACGCCTATAAGGACCGCCTGCAGGCCTGGGTCCAGGAGCGCTATCACCGCACGCTGACCATCGATGGCGACATCGAGGCCACGCTGTTTCCCCGCCTGGGACTGACCCTGCAGGGCGTCTCGCTGTCCGAACCGGATAGCAAGGAGACCTTCGCCGCCATGGAGACGGCGCGCATGTCGGTGGCGATCTGGCCGCTGCTGTCGCGCAACGTGGTGGTCGACCACGCAAGCTTCAGCGGTGTAAAGGCACGCGTGGTCCGCGACAAGCAAGGACGGCTGAACTTCCAGGATTTGCTGGGCGGCGAGCCGGCTTCGGCCGAACCGTCAACGCCGGCGGAACCGCAGGAACCGGGCCGGCCGGCGTCCGCGCCGCGCATCGACATCGCCGGACTGGACATCAAGGATGGCGAGATCCAGCTGCAGGACGACGCCACGGGCCGTGCCCTGGCGATATCGCAGCTCAACGCCAGCACCGGACGCGTACGCATCGACGAGCCCTTCGATGCCAGCGTGTCCGCGCATATCGAAGGCAGCACGCCGCGCTTCAATACCGATATCGCGGGCAAGGCCGTCGTGCGGATGAATCCGCAGGCACGGCGCTACGAGGCGCGCAAGCTGGACCTGAAGGCGTCCGGCGACCTGCCCGGCGCGCACGCCAGGAACCTGACGGCACGCGGCGACCTGGCCTACGACGGCCAGAGCGGCGCCGTGGACGCCAGCGCGCTGGAACTCGTCTTCCAGGGCGATGTGGACGACGTCGAAGGCGGGACGGCCGCCGTCGATGCCAGCCTGGCGGCCGAGACACTGCGCGCCGACCCGCGCAGCGGCGCCATCCAGGCGGCCAAGCTGGCACTGCGCGCCAAGGGGACGCTGCCGCGCGGGCCGTTCGAATTTGCGGCCGATGCGCCCGCGCTGGATGTTTCGGCCAATGCCGCCTCCGGCGAGCCGGTCACTGCCCGACTGCGCGTCGCCGGCGGCAATGCGGTGGACGCGCGGCTTTCCTTGAGCGGCATTGGCGGCAATAGCGGCAATCTTGCCATTGCCCAGGCCAAGGTCGCGGCGGAAATCAAACAAGGGGACCGCGGCTGGAACGTCAGCGCCGCCACGCCCATGACGCTGGACTTGCGCAAGCCGGCCGGCGCGCTGTCCGCCATGACGGGCGAAGTCGCCATCAGCGCCCCGGGCCTGCCTGGCGGCATCCTGCGGATCCCTTATACGGGTTCCTTGCAGGCGGACCGGTCGGCCGGGACCGCCGGCCTGGTGCTGGACGCGCAGCTGGAAGGCGGCAAGCTGGCCGTGACGGCGGATGCCACGCAGCTGGGCGCCAAGCCGGCGCTGCGCTTCGCGATCAGCGCCGATACGCTGGATATCGACAAGCTGCTGCCCCCCGGTTCCGAGCCGGCGCGCGGCCCCGCGGCCGCATCGGGTGGCGACAACGCGGCCGCCGGTCCCGCCGGGACGGCCACCGGACCGGCTCAAGCGGCGCCCGCCGGCGGCGCGCCAGCGGGGGCTGCCGCATCGCCCGCGCCGTCCAATGGCACGGCCGGCACCGCGGGCGCGCCTGGCGCGGCGCCACCCGCCGCGCGGCCGGTCCAGGGCGGGGCAGGGCAGCCCGGCGATATCGATCTGTCCGCGTTGGTCGGGCCGACGGCGCAAGGGACGATCAAGGCGGGCCGCCTGGTGGCTCGCGGCGTCACGATGCAAAACCTTTCCGCGACGCTGAAGCTGGCGCAAGGCAAGCTGGACATCGCGCCGCTGGCGGCCACGCTGTACAACGGCAAGCTGGCCGGCACGCTGAGCCTGGACGCGGCACACGACAACGCCGTGGCGACGCGCTTCACCCTGGACGGCGTGGCGATGGGCCCGCTGCTGGCGGACCTGACCAAGCGGTCGTCGGTGACCGGAGTGGGCAGTGTCGCGGCCAACCTGACCACGCGGGGCCGGCAGGCCCTTGCGTTGCGCGACAACCTGGCCGGCACGGTCCAACTGCGCGTGCGCGACGGCGCGATCAAGGGCTTCGACGTGGCGCGCGCATTGCGCGACTTGAAGCAGGCCATACTGGGCGGCAAGGGCGGTCCGGAAGACGTGCCCGCCGATACGGCGCGGGAGACCACCTTCACCCGCATGGATGCCGACCTGGCGCTGGCGGCGGGCGTCGCCACCATCAAGCGCCTGGATGTCGTCTCGCCCGTGTTGCGCGTCAGCGAGGGATCGCCGGCCGTCATCGACCTGCCCAAGGGGACGCTGGACGTCGTGGCCAATGTCAAGCTGGCCGATCCGCCCCCGGGGGACCTGCGCGAGTTGCGCGGCCTGGCGGTGCCGGTGCGCGTCGCCGGCCCATACGACGCCCTGCGTTATCGCGTGGAATGGCGCGCGGTGGCCGGGGATGCCGTCACGCGGGCCCTGGAGCGCGCCCTGGGCGGCAACAAGCAGAATGACGAATCGCGCCAGGAACGCCTCAGGGACCTGGGCAGAATGTTGAAGGGGATAACCGGAAAATGA
- a CDS encoding MOSC N-terminal beta barrel domain-containing protein: MSNQYHPVAHCGGVDDPRGADYDRRWLLVNSGGQWMTREACPALAGIGVELRFGYLVLRAPGMLRIDIPLDVIEDDDSVRTAVLVGDQTVDVVDEGELAAAWVSNYTGIPCRLMKVHPDMGPVRWPS; this comes from the coding sequence ATGAGCAACCAATACCATCCCGTCGCGCATTGCGGCGGCGTGGACGATCCGCGTGGCGCCGACTACGACCGCCGCTGGCTGCTGGTCAACTCGGGCGGCCAGTGGATGACCCGCGAGGCCTGCCCGGCGCTGGCCGGCATCGGCGTGGAACTGCGCTTCGGCTACCTGGTGCTGCGGGCGCCGGGCATGTTGCGCATCGATATCCCGCTGGATGTCATCGAGGACGACGACAGCGTGCGCACCGCCGTGCTGGTGGGCGACCAGACCGTGGACGTCGTGGACGAAGGCGAGCTCGCCGCGGCCTGGGTGTCGAACTACACCGGCATTCCCTGCCGCCTGATGAAAGTCCACCCCGACATGGGGCCGGTGCGCTGGCCGTCCTGA
- a CDS encoding benzoate/H(+) symporter BenE family transporter, whose product MQEPPIQTDAVARARDAGTTGLAAEALAPAGPADTAHARDRRATLSRDFSVSAFVAGLVAVVVSFGGTAVLMVQAGHTVGLDAARIGSWLGSICLALGVGGVWLSLRTRLPIVLAWSTPGAALLITALAGVPFPEAVGAFVVAAALALGCGLLGWVDPIARRIPPQIASAMLAGVLLNFGIGVFGAMGRQAALVLPMALVYLACKRYAPRYAILAVLAVGLAAAAAQGLLSFGSADWHLTEFIWTTPVFTWRGVVSLALPLFVVAMASQNLPGLAVLQAAGYRDVPASRVIAVSGGVGLLAAPFGAHSITLAAIIAAICAGREAHPDPARRYVAAVVYGAAYVALSIAAGAVAVFFQALPPTLIAALAGLALLAPIMGGMAAAMREEHGREAALVTLLATASGMSFWGVGSAFWGLVAGLAAHAAMSVARRPA is encoded by the coding sequence ATGCAAGAGCCCCCCATACAGACCGACGCCGTTGCCCGCGCCCGGGACGCCGGCACGACCGGCCTCGCGGCGGAAGCGCTGGCGCCCGCCGGGCCTGCCGATACCGCGCATGCGCGCGATCGGCGCGCCACGCTGAGCCGCGATTTCTCCGTATCCGCCTTCGTCGCCGGACTGGTGGCCGTGGTCGTCAGTTTCGGTGGGACGGCGGTGTTGATGGTGCAGGCCGGCCATACCGTCGGCCTGGATGCGGCCCGCATCGGCTCCTGGCTGGGCTCGATCTGCCTGGCATTGGGCGTGGGCGGCGTCTGGCTCAGCCTGCGTACGCGGCTTCCCATTGTGCTGGCCTGGTCCACACCAGGCGCGGCGCTGTTGATCACCGCGCTGGCCGGCGTGCCCTTTCCCGAAGCGGTGGGCGCCTTCGTGGTGGCGGCGGCGCTGGCCCTGGGCTGCGGCCTGCTCGGCTGGGTCGATCCGATCGCGCGCCGCATTCCGCCGCAGATTGCCTCCGCCATGCTCGCCGGCGTGTTGCTGAATTTCGGCATCGGGGTGTTCGGCGCAATGGGACGGCAGGCCGCGCTGGTCCTGCCCATGGCGCTGGTGTACCTGGCCTGCAAGCGCTACGCGCCCCGCTACGCCATCCTAGCCGTGCTGGCCGTCGGCCTGGCGGCCGCCGCCGCGCAGGGACTGCTGAGCTTCGGGAGCGCGGACTGGCATCTGACGGAATTCATCTGGACGACGCCGGTCTTCACCTGGCGTGGCGTCGTCAGCCTGGCCCTTCCGCTGTTCGTAGTGGCGATGGCCTCGCAGAACCTGCCCGGGCTGGCGGTCCTGCAGGCCGCGGGCTACCGCGATGTACCGGCGTCGCGCGTCATTGCCGTCAGCGGCGGCGTGGGCCTGCTCGCGGCGCCCTTCGGGGCGCACAGCATCACGCTGGCGGCCATCATCGCGGCGATCTGCGCGGGCCGGGAAGCGCACCCCGATCCGGCCCGGCGCTACGTGGCGGCCGTAGTCTACGGCGCGGCGTACGTGGCGCTGAGCATCGCGGCGGGCGCGGTGGCGGTGTTCTTCCAGGCCTTGCCGCCCACGCTGATCGCGGCGCTGGCCGGCCTGGCGCTGCTGGCGCCCATCATGGGCGGCATGGCGGCCGCCATGCGCGAAGAACATGGACGGGAAGCCGCCCTGGTCACGCTCCTGGCGACGGCCTCGGGCATGAGCTTCTGGGGCGTGGGATCGGCATTCTGGGGGCTGGTGGCGGGCCTGGCCGCGCACGCCGCGATGAGCGTCGCGCGCCGCCCGGCCTGA
- a CDS encoding YfhL family 4Fe-4S dicluster ferredoxin — protein MALKITEECINCDVCEPQCPNEAISMGEDYYVIDPDKCTECVGHYDEPQCKVVCPVECIEIHPQWQEGQEALMAKYRRLTGHA, from the coding sequence ATGGCCCTGAAGATCACCGAAGAATGCATCAACTGCGACGTTTGCGAGCCGCAGTGTCCCAACGAAGCGATTTCGATGGGCGAGGACTATTACGTCATCGACCCGGACAAATGCACGGAATGCGTGGGCCATTACGATGAGCCGCAGTGCAAGGTGGTGTGCCCGGTGGAATGCATCGAGATCCACCCCCAGTGGCAGGAAGGCCAGGAAGCCCTGATGGCGAAATACCGACGCCTGACGGGACACGCTTGA
- the coaD gene encoding pantetheine-phosphate adenylyltransferase — MIIAVYPGTFDPLTRGHEDLVRRAAALFDQVVVGVAHSRNKKPFFNIDERVAIAREVLGHYPNVRVESFGGLLKDFVREQNGRVIVRGLRAVSDFEYEFQMAGMNRHLLPDVETLFMTPSDQYQFISGTIVREIAQLGGDVSKFVFPSVERWLQEKAKEHREQSWPG; from the coding sequence ATGATCATCGCTGTTTACCCCGGCACATTCGACCCGTTGACACGCGGTCACGAGGACTTGGTGCGGCGCGCCGCGGCGCTGTTCGACCAGGTGGTGGTCGGCGTGGCGCATAGCCGCAATAAAAAGCCCTTCTTCAACATCGACGAGCGCGTCGCCATCGCACGCGAAGTCCTCGGCCACTATCCCAACGTGCGCGTGGAAAGCTTCGGCGGCCTGCTGAAGGACTTCGTGCGCGAGCAGAACGGCCGCGTCATCGTGCGAGGCCTGCGCGCCGTGTCCGACTTCGAATACGAATTCCAGATGGCCGGCATGAACCGGCATCTGCTGCCCGATGTCGAGACCTTGTTCATGACGCCGTCCGATCAATACCAGTTCATTTCGGGCACCATCGTGCGCGAAATCGCGCAGCTGGGCGGCGACGTCAGCAAGTTCGTCTTTCCCTCGGTGGAACGCTGGCTGCAGGAAAAGGCCAAGGAACATCGCGAACAGAGCTGGCCGGGCTGA
- the rsmD gene encoding 16S rRNA (guanine(966)-N(2))-methyltransferase RsmD has translation MTNKYIRIVAGQYRRTPIAVIDSPGLRPTPDRVRETLFNWLHYFWDGDFSGKQVLDLFAGSGALGFEAASRGVAHVQMVERDKAALAALRTLRDKLGAGQIRIHAGDAMEVLRRMDASRYDLVMLDPPFGQGWLERLWPLLPGVLSEDALVYVESEEELTAPPGPQFEILRKDRAGAVHYALLRFAAMRK, from the coding sequence ATGACGAACAAGTATATTCGCATCGTCGCGGGCCAATACCGGCGCACGCCCATCGCGGTCATCGACTCGCCCGGGCTGCGCCCCACGCCCGACCGCGTCAGGGAAACGCTCTTCAACTGGCTGCACTATTTCTGGGACGGCGATTTCTCCGGCAAGCAGGTGCTGGACCTGTTCGCTGGCAGCGGCGCGCTGGGTTTCGAGGCCGCCTCGCGCGGCGTCGCCCACGTGCAAATGGTGGAACGGGACAAGGCCGCGCTGGCCGCGCTGCGCACCTTGCGCGACAAGCTGGGCGCCGGACAGATACGCATCCATGCCGGCGACGCCATGGAAGTGCTACGCCGCATGGACGCATCGCGCTACGATCTGGTTATGCTGGACCCGCCTTTCGGCCAGGGATGGCTGGAACGGCTGTGGCCGCTGCTGCCGGGTGTGCTGAGCGAGGACGCCTTGGTCTATGTGGAAAGCGAAGAGGAATTGACCGCCCCGCCGGGGCCACAATTCGAAATATTGCGTAAGGATCGCGCCGGTGCTGTCCACTATGCGCTACTGCGGTTTGCTGCAATGCGGAAATAG